The Limosilactobacillus panis DNA segment ATAACGTTCTTGGTCGTCTTCTGGGTAGCCGGAAGATAGTCGGCAACTAGGCGGTAGTGCCCACTGGCCGACTCCATAGTCCACTTTTCCTTATGGGCCCGCTTGAACCACATCTTCTGATTGTAAAGTGGGTCACTCTTGCTAATCCGGTTAGAATTATTTACAAATGACTTATGACTAGGAACCATTGCCACATTAAAGAAGTAACTACCTGCCGCAAAAAGGGCCACGGCAATTACGACAACAATTCCCACCAGCCACCGCCAGAGACGATGGCGCCGTTTATTTTCGTGCTTTTTCAAAATGATTAACCCCATGTTGTATTCTTTGATCAATGCGAGTATTTTAGCATACTTTCCGTTACTTTGTAATCTTCTTTTGTTAAAATAGAAAGTGAGACACTAAAGGGAGTGTGAGAGAATGTTTCCAGAAAGGCTCCGTGCACTGCGGAAGGGGCAAAAAATCACCCTAAAAGAACTGGCCAAGCACCTGAACGAAAACCTTGGCCCCAACGAAAAGCCTAATACTGCTTCTCAAATTGGTAACTGGGAACGGGGAATTCGGACCCCGTCATACGTAGAGGCACGTAAACTAGCCGAATTTTTTGACGTCAGCCTGGACTACCTGACCGGTAAAACCGACCGGGATGACTTCGACCTCGGTAAATTATTCTTCTCCGGAAAGAACCTATCGTTCAACCAGACGGTCCTCACCAGTGAGGACCGTTATGAAATTTTTCAACTGATTGACGGCTACCTGAAAGGAAAGAATAACCGCCGGGATACCGATAAGTTCTATGGTAAGCAGGAACAGCTGAATTTGAAGTTAAAGTAAGGACCACTAATGAATCCAAAGAAACTTAAAAAGTTAAAAAAGCGGGTTAAAAAAGCCCAGAAGGTTGTGCACCAGGACCCGTATATCAAGCGGTTGATGAATTACCGAGACCTGTTCAACGACTTTCCCGCCATCAAGTACCTGATTAACAACGCCCTCGAAAGTGACCGCCTCTTGAAAAATGGGTTACTGCCACAGCCATTACCGCGGTTACTCCTCCCTGATGATATTCAAGATACGATCTTTAAAAAAATTAATGCCCAATACCCCCAGGGTGACCCGCAAGGCGATGCCCTATGGGACAAGTATAGTGTCACTTTGCCCAAGCTCGATAAGGACCTGCGGAACTTCCGTGACTACCTTGAGGACACGTACGGGATGTGGTCATACGTTAACGCTCCCTTTGCTAAAGCACTATCAAACTACATCAATGGCGCACCGGTCCTGGAATTGATGGCCGGCAATGGATATATCTCCAAGGGGCTACGGAACAATAACCCTACCCAGCGAATCTACACCACGGATAGTCAGGCCTGGGTTAAGGAAAACGAAACGGGCAAGCACCCGGTAACCAAGATTGAGCGCTTGGACGCTATTGACGCGGTCAAGAAGTACGGTAACGACGTTCAGTTTATTATCATGTCCTGGGCGCCAGATAAACAGGAAACGGACTGGGAGGTTCTCCAGCTTATTCGCGAAGACTACCCTGATGTTCACTTCCTGGTAATCGGCGAAAAGGACGGGGCGACCGACTCCAAAAGGTTCTGGCAAGAAGCCGAGCTGAGCCAGGATGAAGAGTTAAAAAAGGTCAACCAGCAGCTCCACTCCTTTGACCTGATTGACGAACAAATTTACCTCGTGAAATAATTACATAGGGAACATAATACATAAAAAGTCTTCAGTCAGACAGCTGAAGGCTTTTTGCATTACTGGGATCGGTAATTCCCTGCTTATTCATCAGGTAACGCACATAGGGATATGTTTCCTTGTCCTTTTAAAAAAATTAACAACGGCCCTTGTAGCTGACGCAGGGACGCTCCAAAAATTTTTCCTGGTTTTTTAAATTTCCGTTAGTTTTCCCTAGCAAAAGTGGCCCATTTCCCGTACAATATTCTGGTTGCGAAAAATCTGAAATTAAGGAGGAAAACTAATAATGAAGTACCGTCTCCAAGCAATTTTATTCGTGTTCATCGCCTTTATGCTCGGCTGCAACGAATACATGATTGTCGGTGTCCTGCCGGATATTGCCCATGAATACCACGACTCACTGTCACGGCTGGGGCTGCTCGTCACCGTCTTTGCCCTGATCTACGCCGTCTTTACCCCCATTATCACCTCGCTAGCTAACCGTTGGCGACGGCACCACGTCCTATTATGGTTGATGGTCATTTTCCTGGTTGGTAATACCTGGTCCGCTTTGGCAACTAACTTTATATCCCTCCTTTTGTCTCGAATTTTGACCGCGACCGTCGCAGGGGCCATTATTTCACTTGTCCTCGTAATGGCAAGTTTTGTTGCCCCACGGGAAAAGCGGGCGAGCCTGGTATCCTGGGTCTTCGCTGGCTTCAGCATTGCCTCCGTTGTCGGGATTCCCATCGGGACCATTATTAGTACCACCTTCTCCTGGCACGACAGTTTCTGGATGGTCACTGTCATTACGGTCCTGGCCTTTGCCTTCCTTTTCTGGCTGGTTCCTAAGGACACTCTCCAGGTAAAGAGCAGCTTAGGCAAACAGTTCGTGCTCTTTAAGGACTCCCGGGTAATCCTTGGGGTTATCTTCGTCGTTTCAATCTGTGCGGCGGACTACACGATCTTCACCTACATCCGACCCCTGATTACTAACGAAATGGGCTTCAACAACACCTGGTTGAACTGGCTACTGTTTGCGATGGGGGTCTTCTTTATCTTCGGTAACAAGTTCGGTGGGGTCCTGGCTGACCGGGGCGGCGTCCACCGGCTACCAGTCATCTACCTCATCATGACCGTCCTCTACCTCGCCTTTGGCCCCCTCCTTTCCTTTAAGTGGTTGGCCATCCTCGTAGTTGGCCTTCTGTGCATCGCCTTCTCTTGCTACGGTTCATCGACCCAGCTGATGTTCTTAGACATTGCAGAAAAGGAATACCCGCAGTCACTAGACCTGGCATCCTCGTTAAACTCGATCTTTGCTAACATCGGCATCTCGCTAGGGTCATTCACCGCATCACAGGCCATGCACTTTACCTCTATGAACCACCTCGGTTACGTCGGCTCGGTATACGCCCTGCTCGCCACCGTCTTAGTGATTATCCTCAGCCACCGTTACACGGGGATGCGTTACCCAGTTAGATAACTGATTTGTGGACAAAAAACGAAGCGACCGGAAGAAAATTATTTCTCCCCGTCGCTATTTTTTATTCTATTTTTCAACATTATCTAATTATAAGCAAAGCCAAAATACGATTACAATTAACGCAACAACTGAAACGCCATAATATACTTCTGCCATAATGCTCCCCCTCGCTTCCGCCTTCATTGTAAGCCCTTACGTGAAAAAATGCACTTTTTTTATAATTCAAGGGTGAGCACAAAAAAAGCGGTTAGCATCTACTAACCGCTTGCTGTGTATTGATATCATCTCAGGTTAAAAGGCGATGTCCACTTCGCCCTTTAACCGGGCACCTCACAATCCGGTGAGTTAACGTGCCCCACATTCGAAATGTCTAATGGCAGCAATTAGGGTTGCTACCAGACCTCTCGACTCATCGCACTATTCATTCTACCAAAAATTATTGAAAAGGCAAGAATCATGCCCGATTTTCAACCGTTGCCGCCACGTGTTCGGCAACCCATTCCTGGGCACGCTGAACCAGGTTGGTGACACTACCGGCCTGATCAGTATCGTTAGCCAACTCATCGATCCGCAAGCCCGACTTGTTGACGTCATCCCCTTCCAATACCATGTAGAGGTTCACCGGGTAGGCAGGTTCCTGGTCCAAGAGCTTCGGATCCAGGCGCTCTGCTTCGCCCATTGGGATGTTGATGAGGTTCATCTCTAGGCGTAGACTCAGGGGGTCACCCTTTTTCATCTTTACATTAATTACATACTGCCCAAGCGTCCCTTGCGCAAACTGGTCCAACATAAACTGAATTCCCTTTTTGAGGGTCGTCTTCTGTTGTGCCTGAGCAGCCGTCTTTTCGACCGTTTCCGTGGTTACATGGTCACCAGTTACCTGGGCTAAGTAGTCTGCTACTGTCATCTTCATTTTTTAGCTCGCTCCTCTAACTTCTTGATCCGGGCACGGGTATATTCCGCCCGCTGCCGGATGCCATAATAGATTCCTGCACAGGCAACCAGAATACCGACAACACTTAATACCTCAACGATGATTCCGAGAAAGCTCGTCCGCTGGTTGACAGTCTGCAAAGCGGCCAAGCAGGCAATCGCAAAGTACAGGTTCACAAAGATCGTGGCGTACCCGCAAAACCGCATTTTTACGAGTGCCAGACCGTTAACGACTGCCGCTAAAATAATAAATACCAGCAAGCGGCCCCACACGGATACACTAGTCAGCAGTAGGCCATGCTGGATAGACATGATGGCGTCCAAGACCATTGCCAAGACCGCCGCAACGGACGTCACCATAATTACCTTATCAGAGTTTCTCATCTCATTACCAACTTTCCTAAAGTTAAAATAAAACGGGGTGCCAGGTCAATGCCTGTCTCCCCGTCAATTATTTTCACGATTACCCGGGGGTGAGTACAAGGCTTAACCCTTGTATTTCACTCCCATTCTACTAGATAACCGGGCAAAGCTCAATTAGGCAAGTAAATCCGCAATCTGGGTGGTTGGGATTCCCGTAATGTATTGCTGAGTGCCCGCCTTTTCAAGAGTCTTTTCAATCTCATCGTGGTCATACTTAATGCCCTTCAGTTGGTCAGCTAACTTCGTAACGTCCTGAGGGCCAAAGAAGTCACCAAAGAATTTGATATTCTTGATCACACCATCCTTAACGTCCAGCCGGGCATCAATCGTTCCCATATCAAAGTGCTTCCGCCGCTTCAACGTGAACTCAGGGTTCTTACCATAAACCCAGTCCCAGTTGTTGTAGTACTGTTCGTAGATCTTATCAATTTTCTTCTGGTCTTCTGGGGTAACAACGTACTGCTTGTCCTTAATCTCGTCGAGGCTGTCAACGTTGAAGAGCCCCTTGATCAGGTCGTCCCTGAAGGTTGGGACATCGATGTTTTGGTATTCCTTAGCCAGGTATGGCCGCAGGTTAGTAACCCGGGAGCGAACGGACTTAATTCCCTTAGAAGCGATCTTATCCTTGGCAACGTGGAGGGCGTCCGCAACTACACTCAGGTCCACGTTTAACATCAAGGTTCCGTGAGAGAAGGTCTTGCCGTTCTTGGAGTACATTGCGTTACCAGAGAACTTCTTCCCGTCAACTAAGATGTCGTTTCGACCACTGACTTCCGCGGTCGTAGCCCCTATTTTATGAAGAACGTCGACAATTGGCTTGGTGAATGACTTGAAGTCACCAAATTCCTCACTGTCGCTTGGAACAACAAAGCTGAAGCAGAGGTTCCCCAGGTCTTGGTAGACCGCGCCACCACCAGAAAGGCGCCGGGTAACCCGGATGTTGTGTTTCTTTACGTAGTCCTGGTTGATCTCTTCGGCCGTGTTCTGGTTCCGGCCAACAATAATGCATGGTTCTTCATAGTAGAAAAGGACCAGTGGCTCGTTCCCAAAGTCCTTATCATTCATCAAGTACTGTTCAGTTGCTAAGTTCATCCCAATATTATGGGAAGTCATTGAAACATAACGCATTATATTACTCCTCACTTGTGAAAAGTGTCACAATTATTAGACTAAAATAAACTATTTGTCTTTTAGGTCTCTAGCAGTAGTTTAAACTTATCTGCAAACGTTTTCAATCAATTTGTTTTATATTAAAAAAAATTAGTAAAAAAAGTATAATAGAAGTAAACAATACTATCGACAAAGGAGTTTTTTACAATGGCAGATTCACAATACAAAAACATCCTCGTTGCAATCGACGGTTCCAAAGCGACCAGCAAGGTTCTTGAAGCAGGAATCGACATTGCTATACGTAATCACGCCCACCTCGACATCCTAACCATCACCCAAGTTGACCAGCTGACCGATGGTTACAGTAATGCCGTTTTGAGTGATGAGCAGACCTACGACGCTGTCCACCGTACCCAGGAGCGGATGGAGGATTTAAAGCAAAAGGCAGTAGACGCAGGAGTTACTGACATCAGCATCCACATCCGTTTCGGCAATCCGAAGCGGGTAATCGCTCGTGAATTCCCGAAGGACCACCATAACGACCTCATTGTAATTGGGGCTACGGGAATCTCTGGCATGGAACGGTTCATGGTAGGGTCCGTTACCTCCTACGTTAACCGGAACGCCCTTAGCGATGTCATGGTTGTGCGGATTGCAGAAAATGACTAAACAGATTGTCACCGGCCTCTTCGCCCACGTTGACGCCGGTAAAACGACCCTTTCTGAAGCATTGCTTTACCAATCTGGCCACCGGCGCAAGCTCGGCCGGGTTGATAACGGCAATGCTTTTCTTGATCCCGACCAGTTAGAAAAGCAGCGGGGAATCACGATTTTCACCCACCAGGCCCGGTTGTCCTACCATGACCTCGCTCTCACAATGCTCGACACCCCCGGCCACATTGACTTTGCCGGGCAAACCGAGCAGGTTCTTCAGGTCCTGGACTACGCAATCCTGGTGGTCTCCGTAACCGACGGCATCCAGGGTTATACCCGGACGCTGTGGGACCTTCTCAAACGCTATGACATCCCCATATTTGTCTTTATCAATAAGGTCGACAGTATGGGAGCCGATTCCGCACGGGTCCTCAAACAGTTGCAAAATGAGTTTTCCGCCGGCTGTATCGACTTCACCAGCGGCCAGGTAACCACCGGCGACGTTGCCGAAGCGATTGCCATGCAAGACGACACCGTCCTCGCTAGCTACCTCGATCAGGAAAAGCTAAGTGAAGATACGGTCCGGGCCCTGATCAAAGAGCGGAAGGTGTTCCCCTGCTTTACCGGCTCTGCTTTAAAGATGACCGGGGTCACTAACCTCCTGGACGGGCTCGTCAAGTGGACCGTCGCGGGCCCCACCAAGCAGGAATTTGCTGCCCGGGTATTTAAGATTTCCATGACCATAACGGCAACCGCCTGACTTGGCTCCGCATCACCGGGGAAGCCTGCGGGCCAAGAGCATCCTCCTTCCTGATGAAAAGGTGGACCAAATCCGCATCTACGACGGCGACAAGTTTACCATTGCCCAGGTAGTTCCCGCTGGAGAGGTTTGTGCCGTCACCGGTCTGACCTCTTCTTTTCCAGGGCAGGGCATTGGAACGGAAGCTAATACTCCACGTCCGCAAATGCGGCCGGTGTTATCGTACGCGGTTAAGATTGGTGACAACGATCTCCAGACCTGTTTGAAAGCCCTGCGGGAGCTGGCGGACGAAGGCCCCCAGCTCAAGGTAACCTGGTCAGAGCACCTTCAAGAAATCCACGTGCACCTAATGGGAGAAGTGCAACGGGAGATTCTGGAGCAGATTTTGGAAGAACGGTACCAACTCAAACTCAAGTTTAATCAGGGACAAATTCTCTATCAAGAAACAATTAACGCGTCCATTGAGGGGGTTGGCCACTTTGAGCCCCTCCGGCACTACGCCGAGGTTCACCTCCTCCTGGCACCGGGGAAGCCTGGCTCTGGCCTACACTTCGCCGCTGACTGCCGCGTTGACGTGCTGAGCCATAACTGGCAGCAGCAGATTATGACCAGCTTGGCGGCTAAGGAACACCGGGGTGCCTTAACCGGCGCACCACTGACGGACGTGCAAATCACCTTGATTGGCGGCAAGGGAAGCATCGTCCACTCGGTTGGTGGCGACTTCCGCGAGGCAACCTGGCGAGCAGTCCGGCAGGGATTGATGGAACTGGCGGCCCAAAAGCATTGCGTCCTTCTGGAACCCTACTACCGCTACCGGCTGACCGTTCCCCAAGATGAGGTCGGCCGGGCAATTAACGATATTCAAAAGATGAACGGAACGTTTAGGTTAGCCCCGAATACTGGCCAGTCGCAATCCCTTTTGACCGGGGAAGCACCGGTTGCTACCATGCGCGATTACGCAACCGCCGTCCGTAATTACAGCCACGGTCAGGGACATCTCGAATGCGTTGTCAATGGTTACCAACCGTGCCATAACGCTAATGAAGTGATTACCCAGGCAAAATACGTGCCCACTGCGGACCTCGCTAACACCCCTGACTCAGTATTTTGTGCCCATGGTGCAGGTTACCCAGTCTCTTGGGATAAGGTCCCGGAAATGGCGCACTTCCCTTATTGCAAACGGATTTAAAACAAGAAAAGACCAGTAGACGATTACCAAACGACCGTCCACTGGTCTATTTTTACTTTTGGGACCCTGTGAAGATTAACATGCTGGCCCGCTCGACCAATCAAGGGACCGTTAAACAGGTTACAAAGGAGGCCGGGTATCGTCCCACGATCAGGGTAAATAGGCGTGTATAGGCATCCTATTGTTCATTAAAATCTCCCTTATCTACTTGCAATAGTAAACCATATAGCGCCCCTAGTAGGTTCGCTTCATTACCAAACTTCGCCTTCTGGATATCCGGCATAATGATATCGTCGTGCAGGCGGCGATCCTCCTCCTGGAGTAGTTGAAACTGGTGGCGAATCTCGGTCACCACCACCGGCTGGGCACTAATCCCCCCACCAATAAGAACCCGCTCCAAGTCAATAACTGCTTGGACATTTACCAGCAGGACTGCAACCCGCCGACAAAAGGTCGCAAAGATATTCCAGGCCAAGGGGTTATGGTTATTGATCTCGACAAAGGCCCGGCGACCATCCCTCACATCGGAAAGACCACACGCCGTGGCAACCGCCCTAACCATTTTAACTGCCGAAGTGCTAGCACCCACCGTCGACTTGTGAATGTCCGTATGGTCGTGGTTATTAACAATCGCGCTAATTTCACCAGCCCGGAAGTGGGGACCAACAAAGAGTCGACCATTAATCATTAGTCCGCCCCCTACCGACGTACCAAGGGTCACTACTGCCCCACTATTCAGGCCCCGCAAATTACCCAGCCACAT contains these protein-coding regions:
- a CDS encoding lipoate--protein ligase, producing MRYVSMTSHNIGMNLATEQYLMNDKDFGNEPLVLFYYEEPCIIVGRNQNTAEEINQDYVKKHNIRVTRRLSGGGAVYQDLGNLCFSFVVPSDSEEFGDFKSFTKPIVDVLHKIGATTAEVSGRNDILVDGKKFSGNAMYSKNGKTFSHGTLMLNVDLSVVADALHVAKDKIASKGIKSVRSRVTNLRPYLAKEYQNIDVPTFRDDLIKGLFNVDSLDEIKDKQYVVTPEDQKKIDKIYEQYYNNWDWVYGKNPEFTLKRRKHFDMGTIDARLDVKDGVIKNIKFFGDFFGPQDVTKLADQLKGIKYDHDEIEKTLEKAGTQQYITGIPTTQIADLLA
- a CDS encoding universal stress protein — encoded protein: MADSQYKNILVAIDGSKATSKVLEAGIDIAIRNHAHLDILTITQVDQLTDGYSNAVLSDEQTYDAVHRTQERMEDLKQKAVDAGVTDISIHIRFGNPKRVIAREFPKDHHNDLIVIGATGISGMERFMVGSVTSYVNRNALSDVMVVRIAEND
- a CDS encoding helix-turn-helix domain-containing protein, coding for MFPERLRALRKGQKITLKELAKHLNENLGPNEKPNTASQIGNWERGIRTPSYVEARKLAEFFDVSLDYLTGKTDRDDFDLGKLFFSGKNLSFNQTVLTSEDRYEIFQLIDGYLKGKNNRRDTDKFYGKQEQLNLKLK
- a CDS encoding ROK family protein, translated to MQRHYLSIDIGGTAIKSALIDHSGNIIETAKNATPTSATAFLAILGQLVRDHPDVRAVCVSVPGIVNHHRGQVKFTGALGFMGEFNLASYIGKISQLPVYVGNDANCATLAEMWLGNLRGLNSGAVVTLGTSVGGGLMINGRLFVGPHFRAGEISAIVNNHDHTDIHKSTVGASTSAVKMVRAVATACGLSDVRDGRRAFVEINNHNPLAWNIFATFCRRVAVLLVNVQAVIDLERVLIGGGISAQPVVVTEIRHQFQLLQEEDRRLHDDIIMPDIQKAKFGNEANLLGALYGLLLQVDKGDFNEQ
- a CDS encoding MFS transporter, producing MKYRLQAILFVFIAFMLGCNEYMIVGVLPDIAHEYHDSLSRLGLLVTVFALIYAVFTPIITSLANRWRRHHVLLWLMVIFLVGNTWSALATNFISLLLSRILTATVAGAIISLVLVMASFVAPREKRASLVSWVFAGFSIASVVGIPIGTIISTTFSWHDSFWMVTVITVLAFAFLFWLVPKDTLQVKSSLGKQFVLFKDSRVILGVIFVVSICAADYTIFTYIRPLITNEMGFNNTWLNWLLFAMGVFFIFGNKFGGVLADRGGVHRLPVIYLIMTVLYLAFGPLLSFKWLAILVVGLLCIAFSCYGSSTQLMFLDIAEKEYPQSLDLASSLNSIFANIGISLGSFTASQAMHFTSMNHLGYVGSVYALLATVLVIILSHRYTGMRYPVR